From Streptomyces sp. NBC_00237, a single genomic window includes:
- a CDS encoding MarR family winged helix-turn-helix transcriptional regulator — translation MPDTPESPGPHEPSLDEQIAAYQREFRDLDPQVEKVVSALGRLNRRMNVAYGRQVAALGISNAEWEVLKTLVVSGAPYRLGPGELAKRLGLTPAAMTHRIDRMAGEGLVTRDRDENNRVRVIVELTDEGRTKWLEAMQMAASFEEDLLQDLAQDERAGLGEMLTRLLRRVEDAQPDAGGRLTDLD, via the coding sequence ATGCCAGACACGCCAGAGTCGCCCGGCCCTCATGAGCCGAGCCTCGACGAGCAGATCGCCGCATACCAACGCGAGTTCCGTGACCTCGACCCCCAGGTCGAGAAGGTCGTCTCGGCCCTCGGCCGCCTGAACCGCCGGATGAACGTCGCGTACGGCCGCCAAGTCGCCGCCCTCGGCATCAGCAACGCGGAATGGGAAGTCCTCAAGACCCTCGTGGTCTCGGGTGCCCCCTACCGCCTGGGCCCCGGCGAACTCGCCAAGCGCCTCGGCCTCACCCCGGCCGCGATGACCCACCGCATCGACCGCATGGCGGGCGAGGGTCTGGTCACCCGCGACCGCGACGAGAACAACCGGGTCCGCGTCATCGTCGAGCTGACGGACGAGGGCCGCACGAAGTGGCTCGAAGCGATGCAGATGGCGGCCTCCTTCGAGGAGGACCTCCTCCAGGACCTCGCCCAGGACGAGCGCGCGGGACTCGGCGAGATGCTGACCCGCCTCCTGCGCCGCGTCGAGGACGCCCAGCCGGACGCCGGCGGCCGCCTCACCGACCTGGACTGA
- a CDS encoding MFS transporter, whose protein sequence is MTKAMGSAMRRIQAGNALSAFGLGFTVPYLYVYVAQVRELGPTSAGIVLGAFAMAALVALPFVGALIDRRGPVPVLIGAALSASVGAVALGSAASLATTVASAAVLGVGTAVMQPALATMIVRCSTPETRTRSFAMQFFLANLGLGIGGLIGGQIVDKDDPTTFTLLFGIEAVMFLVLAGIAMTVRMPHIPVVEGAGADRGFFAGIKTMAQHKAMLQLCGLGFVIFFACYGQFESGLAAYGTEAAGIDPSTLGIALAANTAMIVVAQFLVLKFVERRRRSRMIALVGLIWTVAWIAAGYAGLGHGSQTMATAAFISTYALFGLGEAMLSPTVAPLVADLAPESMVGTYNSAFALVKQLALAVGPAVGGPMGASLHMPYIVTFILFSLGISVLALRMGKQLTPAQDLPIPVKSIVVAKHVPESETGGVKAAA, encoded by the coding sequence ATGACCAAGGCGATGGGCTCAGCGATGCGGCGGATTCAGGCAGGCAACGCGCTGAGTGCGTTCGGGCTGGGATTCACGGTTCCGTATCTGTACGTGTACGTGGCTCAGGTGCGGGAACTGGGACCGACCTCGGCGGGCATCGTCCTTGGCGCCTTCGCCATGGCCGCGCTGGTGGCGCTCCCCTTCGTAGGGGCGTTGATCGACCGGCGCGGGCCCGTGCCCGTGCTGATCGGCGCGGCGCTCTCCGCCTCTGTGGGCGCCGTCGCGCTCGGCAGTGCGGCGAGCCTGGCGACGACCGTGGCGTCGGCTGCCGTCCTGGGTGTCGGTACGGCGGTCATGCAGCCCGCGCTGGCGACGATGATCGTGCGGTGCTCCACGCCGGAGACCCGGACGCGCTCCTTCGCCATGCAGTTCTTCCTGGCGAACCTCGGTCTCGGCATCGGTGGCCTGATCGGCGGCCAGATCGTCGACAAGGACGACCCCACCACCTTCACCCTGCTCTTCGGCATCGAAGCCGTGATGTTCCTGGTGCTCGCCGGGATCGCGATGACCGTGCGCATGCCGCACATTCCCGTGGTCGAGGGCGCCGGCGCCGACCGGGGGTTCTTCGCGGGGATCAAGACGATGGCCCAGCACAAGGCGATGCTTCAGCTGTGCGGGCTCGGGTTCGTGATCTTCTTCGCCTGCTACGGACAGTTCGAGTCGGGGCTCGCCGCGTACGGGACCGAGGCGGCCGGGATCGACCCGTCGACGCTCGGCATCGCGCTGGCGGCCAACACGGCGATGATCGTGGTCGCGCAGTTCCTGGTGCTGAAGTTCGTCGAGCGCCGTCGGCGGTCGCGGATGATCGCCCTGGTCGGGCTGATCTGGACCGTGGCGTGGATCGCGGCCGGATACGCGGGCCTCGGGCACGGCAGCCAGACGATGGCGACCGCCGCCTTCATCTCGACGTACGCGCTCTTCGGGCTCGGTGAGGCGATGCTGTCGCCGACCGTCGCTCCGCTGGTGGCCGACCTCGCGCCGGAGTCGATGGTGGGGACGTACAACTCCGCCTTCGCGCTCGTGAAGCAGCTCGCACTGGCGGTCGGGCCCGCGGTGGGCGGACCCATGGGGGCCTCGCTGCACATGCCGTACATCGTGACGTTCATTCTGTTCTCGCTCGGCATCAGCGTGCTCGCGCTGCGGATGGGCAAGCAGCTCACCCCCGCGCAGGACCTGCCGATTCCGGTGA